The following are from one region of the Larimichthys crocea isolate SSNF unplaced genomic scaffold, L_crocea_2.0 scaffold448, whole genome shotgun sequence genome:
- the tmem170b gene encoding transmembrane protein 170B, whose protein sequence is MPSPKTKYSYSIKRGANPGGCGGGGGGGGGRNMTTNRDYSVNLSVQQVLSLWVQGTTLQHFTEMWYWVFLWCLFSSLFVHGAVGLLMLVMLQRHKRGRLITLVLVSVGFLASLSGGVITSAAVAGVYRVAGKDMAPLEALVFGVGQTTLSVIISFSRILATL, encoded by the exons ATGCCTTCGCCTAAAACCAAGTACAGCTATTCGATAAAGAGGGGTGCGAACCCGGGCGgctgcggcggcggcggcggcggcggcggcggcagaaACATGACAACGAACAGGGATTATTCTGTTAATCTGTCGGTGCAGCAAGTGCTGAGCCTTTGGGTGCAAGGCACGACGCTGCAGCACTTCACAG AGATGTGGTACTGGGTGTTCCTGTGGTGTCTCTTCTCCTCGCTCTTTGTCCACGGGGCGGTGGGGCTGCTTATGTTGGTCATGCTGCAGCGCCACAAGAGGGGCCGCCTCATCACCTTGGTGCTGGTCAGTGTTGGTTTCCTGGCCTCCCTCTCCGGAGGCGTCATCACCA GCGCAGCAGTGGCAGGGGTGTACCGCGTGGCAGGAAAGGACATGGCACCACTGGAGGCTCTGGTGTTCGGTGTGGGTCAGACCACCCTCTCTGTCATCATATCCTTTTCACGCATCCTGGCTactctgtga